cattatcattattaattaaaaatgtattTCTATTTGTTTCAGAGGGGTAAGAATTAttgttaaattttgaatcattACGTGTTTCAGAGGAGTTTATTGGTACGTTCGCAAAATTTGAttgtaattgatttaattggttatttatattagtTTGGTTTTGCAGTGAAGTAGAAATTTGGTTTAAATTAGTAGCTTGATTTGGGAtgttattttgaatttggtTATTAGTTTGAGTTTGGATTTGATTAGAAACTTGGTTTTGAGATGGATTTCCATTTCTGTTTTGAGTTGAGTTCATATTATGCACTGAATTTTGGATCTGGATCTGGGactgattttgattttggtctggattttgatttgaatgTTGGTCTACACCTTGGTCTTGATTATGATtttgttgctgttgctgttgctgttgctgttgatGTTGATGTTGatgttgctgttgctgttgctgttgctgttgctgttgctgttgctgttgctgttgctgttgctgttgtcTTTGTATTTGCTGTTGCTGCTGTTGTAATTTGTTCTTAACGTTTCTCCTTAATCGAATATCCCTTCTAATGGCCTCGTCTCTTTGAGCCTTCAATTGAGACATTTCAGCCGGAGTTGGGACCTTCAAATGCTTGATATCCAGCGGTTTTCGGGGTTGAGAAGGATTGGGCCTTGGTAGATTTTCCCTTTTCTTGATACACTTTCTCATTGCTTCGAACATACTAGCCCAACGAAGTTTCCTATGCCCTCTTTGAATTGAATCAATTCCAACACCAAGAGGAGAGATTCTTCTATTCTGTTTTTGTTGGAACTTATGAGCTTCAATCAGCCATTGTTGAGCAGAGTAAGTACGAGGAccttttaaatcattaaaattgaatttttcattcaattgaaCAAATCTTTCAAAGCACTGCCAGGGAGTTCTTCTTTCcatattagaaatatagTGAGGATTCCTATCATGAATCATTTGAGAGGATATTATTTCCCAATTATAAGAATAAgcattgatatttttaactaGTTCTTGGTCATCTTCAGGAAGCCAAATAGTAGGAGTTctaaattgtaaatattttagagGAGGTGCTTGGGGTGGatgtaaataatgatttctTGTATTACCATTAAATAGGCCTCTCTTTTTACTTAATGGAGTTAAAGATGGCTCATCATCTATAATTTgcttttcaattaatttcatataTTGATCATCTTCTAAAGTTACTAATGACTTAGAGATTAGATCAAATGGTAATTGCAAATCATCATTcgattttttattatgttTTGCAGTTTTACAGTCAATTCCTTTATAAACTGGGATTGAATCAAAGAGTTTGAGTTCTAACGAGTTAAATTCATCTTTTCCAATGtaaactttaaaaatatttggattagATTTATGACTATTCAGATAATTCTGATAATCCTCCTCCGTCGTAGTAGGCAGTACTGGTAGAATTGGATCTGCAGATGATTTAGGGGTTTTTAACAACAATTCTGTATTGATCACTGGAACAGATAATAGAGTGTCATTGGATTGAGATCTTAGTGACTTACTTTCGTCAGGTGTAATTTCATCTAGACGATCAGTCGCATCTGTTTCGCCAtcgttattttttttatctagtagatttgtattattatgggaagtattttctatttcaaTTGAACTATTAATATCAGAATCTTGGATGTTTTCACTAATTGGATTATCTGGtggttttattttgatacAACACACTTTTCCATAAGTCCAATAATCCATGATGGCTTGTGATAATGTTGCACAAATGGCAACTTTATGTCTCAACAACCCAATGAAATCCTGCTGTAGCCACTTTGCCTcgtttaataatattttattatgtGATTGAAAAGAATCCCATGGatctaaaaatttttttggctGCCTCAAAGACCATAACCCTGATCTTCTCAATTCTTCTATTCTTGAAGATACCACTGTGATTCTACCTTCATTTAATGCGTTGTTAATTATATCAGTTGTTAATACTTTATGAGCCATTGGTAATAGTCTTATTAGTGGTAAGGTATGAGCTAGGTATCTTAACTCTGTAAGTGGAATCGCTTGTGGTAATTTTGAGGGTAAAGTTTCTTtcatcaataaataatttatatcttttgaatttgcattttttgaattgtaAAAATCTGTAAATTGAGAGTTATTAGAAAacaaattgatattattgtttgaGTCTATATTTagatcatcatcatctttaagtttaaataacttatttaataatttatttgaataaagcTCCTTTAATTGGATTGGGGTAGGCTTTGGGGGTTCTAATGACTCATCAAGCACATAATTAGGATGACGATTTGATAATTGATTTGTGAATGGTCTTGAATGATGGGGATGCGAatgattattaatatttttattaattgtagatgaattatttgtagaATTTGATCTAGTAGTGTTTGAGTTATCAGCACTATTATTACATGGAATAatgtttgtttttatattatttggaaGTTGTGATTGagacatttttttaaatatatcatttGTAGTATCAGTGCTTATATTcgtatttttgttttcatCAAAATTAGCTTTATTAGATGTACCTGCATCTTTGATAGAAATACTAGCGTTCAACTTATCTGTTTTGCTAACTTTtgtatttctattattgtCAGATTCTAAACCGATGGCAGATGAAGGTCGCTTTAAAGTATTTTCAGaagtatttaatttattttgatcttttttatttcgaAGTATTTTGGGTTTGTCATTTGAGGATGTTAATGAAGTTGGTTGTAAATTTACacgattattattattaatattattattagtggaattatttgaaataatggtattggaattaattgaattgttatatatattagcACTTGGGAGTGTATTAGAGGATGTGGTAGTTATACTAGTattcttttgatttttaagGGGAACAGGTGATACTGAGTTTGTTGGACTCTTTTGTTTAAAGTCCGGAAGTGTTTGGGGTTGAAACTTTATacctttttcaatatcatttttatttaaaaaagaatggATTTGCTTTCGTAATATAGAATCATCAGTAATATCTAAAAAATCGCTTAATCTTGATACACAGTATAATTCTaccaatttattatttctctgtcgtattaaattttttgtttcattgtttatatttgaCCTTGGGTTGGGTCTATTATTGCcgttgttattgttattattgttattattgttattattgttattattattgttattattattgttattattgttattattgttgttattagCGGCAGAACCATTGCTGTTGCTTCTATATGAAGTGCTATTGTTGTTTGTATTAGTACTATTACCACTTCCTTGTTTAGAGCCTTGTAATGTAGTTCTTGCAGGAGGTGATAGTGACCCTGAGCTCATTATTCAGTACGTTATATTAAAACTATTATATTGGTGATGCAATGAATTGCCGTAACTCTATAAACAAATTCTTATAAAAATCGCTATAGCTATTATGCAGATCAGTTTATGTAGCTTAGTACAAAACCTTTTGGGACTATATCTCTAGACACGCTTGTAGAACAAAAGTGTAATCTAATTGCAACTAGCTATTTTCAACGATTTccaattaaaaagaatttagAGGCGTAAAAGAAGTGATTGTTTCTATACAATTGAGATaggattttctttttattatttgatgtatttttttaattccaaTTTCTTAAGGCGGATTGTCACCGAATTTCTTACCAGTAAATACTGAAACTCAACTTAATAGTTGTTTTTCGATTTgcaatttcatttttatttaaaattcaaaCCCGAAGCCGAGATTGAaaatcaaacaaaaaatataaaaaaataaaaaaaaagcagAACGTGTAAAATGATATTTAAACACGTAATATTGTGAAATAGCAGTTGCAgtaaaaagtttaaatcTTGTAATCTTAATTGaatgttaatattttacaatataTCTTCTGAAATATGATAGCTTTATc
This genomic stretch from Henningerozyma blattae CBS 6284 chromosome 1, complete genome harbors:
- the EAF1 gene encoding Eaf1p (similar to Saccharomyces cerevisiae EAF1 (YDR359C); ancestral locus Anc_5.417), coding for MSSGSLSPPARTTLQGSKQGSGNSTNTNNNSTSYRSNSNGSAANNNNNNNNNNNNNNNNNNNNNNNNNNNNNGNNRPNPRSNINNETKNLIRQRNNKLVELYCVSRLSDFLDITDDSILRKQIHSFLNKNDIEKGIKFQPQTLPDFKQKSPTNSVSPVPLKNQKNTSITTTSSNTLPSANIYNNSINSNTIISNNSTNNNINNNNRVNLQPTSLTSSNDKPKILRNKKDQNKLNTSENTLKRPSSAIGLESDNNRNTKVSKTDKLNASISIKDAGTSNKANFDENKNTNISTDTTNDIFKKMSQSQLPNNIKTNIIPCNNSADNSNTTRSNSTNNSSTINKNINNHSHPHHSRPFTNQLSNRHPNYVLDESLEPPKPTPIQLKELYSNKLLNKLFKLKDDDDLNIDSNNNINLFSNNSQFTDFYNSKNANSKDINYLLMKETLPSKLPQAIPLTELRYLAHTLPLIRLLPMAHKVLTTDIINNALNEGRITVVSSRIEELRRSGLWSLRQPKKFLDPWDSFQSHNKILLNEAKWLQQDFIGLLRHKVAICATLSQAIMDYWTYGKVCCIKIKPPDNPISENIQDSDINSSIEIENTSHNNTNLLDKKNNDGETDATDRLDEITPDESKSLRSQSNDTLLSVPVINTELLLKTPKSSADPILPVLPTTTEEDYQNYLNSHKSNPNIFKVYIGKDEFNSLELKLFDSIPVYKGIDCKTAKHNKKSNDDLQLPFDLISKSLVTLEDDQYMKLIEKQIIDDEPSLTPLSKKRGLFNGNTRNHYLHPPQAPPLKYLQFRTPTIWLPEDDQELVKNINAYSYNWEIISSQMIHDRNPHYISNMERRTPWQCFERFVQLNEKFNFNDLKGPRTYSAQQWLIEAHKFQQKQNRRISPLGVGIDSIQRGHRKLRWASMFEAMRKCIKKRENLPRPNPSQPRKPLDIKHLKVPTPAEMSQLKAQRDEAIRRDIRLRRNVKNKLQQQQQQIQRQQQQQQQQQQQQQQQQQQQQQHQHQHQQQQQQQQQQNHNQDQGVDQHSNQNPDQNQNQSQIQIQNSVHNMNSTQNRNGNPSQNQVSNQIQTQTNNQIQNNIPNQATNLNQISTSLQNQTNINNQLNQLQSNFANVPINSSETRNDSKFNNNSYPSETNRNTFLINNDNGRAISGNNNPINNDVTRNNNNAKNNINNKLPLSEREIIESYYKKILQQKPDLPKETALNAAENYYRAVKMRQEKQMLQLQQQAIVKQQQNSTPNPMQQHIPQQLQQSQQQQLQRQQLQQQQLQQQQHNNHQYQPQQIQQQQQQQHNNHQYQPQQIQQQQQQQQQQQQQQYQQYQQLQAQQQLQQRMSSPSSQTINQSSLSQTSHNLSQVHSPTQLQDQAQLQTQLQNQIQAQLLTKLDPSQMNTVVDKNHQINSPNMTLNNTKLHSSTASPKSSIQSPTPGEILQRFQK